The Lactuca sativa cultivar Salinas chromosome 2, Lsat_Salinas_v11, whole genome shotgun sequence genome includes a window with the following:
- the LOC111907180 gene encoding peptidyl-prolyl cis-trans isomerase PASTICCINO1 produces MVQATVALHHRLSLQVSFPDLLIDLLYIPQSLPSSIFICSYFQHIGDGRLIKRRIRDGKGEFSMGCPLQDSRLCVHYKGMLLDEKKIVFYDTKVDNDGEPLEFSLGEGLVPEGFEMCVRLMLPEEVSHVTCLPDYAYDKFTMPDNVPEGAYVEWVIELLGFEMKKDWTGMDFRAIMNDFENTKSTGNRLFKEGKFALAKAKYDKVLREFNHVNPQDDEEGKEFANTRNLLNLNVAACYLKMGDCRKSIETCNKVLDANHVHVKALYRRGMAYMETGDFEEARRDFKRMMSIDKSSEVNAKAALLKLKQTE; encoded by the exons ATGGTCCAAGCCACCGTCGCTCTCCACCACCGATTGTCTCTACAG GTTTCATTCCCTGACTTGCTTATTGATTTGTTGTATATCCCACAGTCTCTTCCATCAA GTATCTTTATTTGCTCTTATTTTCAACACATAGGAGATGGTCGTCTAATCAAACGTCGAATAAGAGATGGAAAAG GTGAATTTTCTATGGGTTGCCCTCTTCAAGACAGTAGACTGTGTGTCCATTACAAGGGCATGCTTCTTGATGAGAAAAAGATAGTTTTCTATGATACAAAAGTTGATAATGATGGGGAACCTTTGGAGTTTTCCTTAGGGGAAGGGCTT GTACCTGAAGGTTTTGAGATGTGTGTTCGACTGATGTTGCCTGAAGAGGTATCGCACGTCACCTGCCTCCCTGATTATGCTTATGACAAGTTCACAAT GCCAGATAATGTTCCTGAAGGTGCTTATGTTGAATGGGTGATTGAGCTTCTTGGTTTTGAAATGAAAAAG GATTGGACTGGTATGGATTTTAGAGCTATTATGAATGATTTTGAGAACACAAAAAGCACG GGTAACAGACTATTCAAAGAAGGAAAATTTGCTCTTGCCAAAGCCAAGTATGATAAG GTTCTACGTGAATTCAATCATGTAAATCCTCAAGATGATGAGGAGGGAAAAGAGTTTGCAAATACAAGA AATCTGTTGAATCTGAACGTGGCTGCTTGCTACTTGAAGATGGGGGATTGTAGAAAGTCAATCGAGACGTGTAATAAA GTATTGGATGCAAATCATGTTCATGTGAAGGCACTTTATCGTCGAGGAATGGCATACATGGAGACTGGTGATTTTGAGGAAGCAAGAAGAGATTTCAAGAGA ATGATGAGCATAGACAAGTCATCCGAAGTCAATGCAAAGGCAGCTCTTCTTAAACTAAAGCAAACAGAATAG